One Alistipes sp. ZOR0009 genomic region harbors:
- the ftsY gene encoding signal recognition particle-docking protein FtsY gives MGLFDFFSKGKKEQLDKGLEKTKESVLSKISRAIAGKSRVDDDVLDNLEEALITSDVGVETTVKIIERIQDRVARDKYMGTDELNLILKEEIANLLEENNSVYEDKVTYGDNKKPYVVMVVGVNGVGKTTTIGKLAAQLTKNGKKVFLGAADTFRAAAIEQLSVWAERSNATIIKQQMGSDPASVAFDTLSSAKKNNADVVIIDTAGRLHNKINLMNELSKIRNVMQKVIPDAPHEVLLVLDGSTGQNAFEQAKQFTIATEVTALALTKLDGTAKGGVVLGISDQFKIPVKFIGVGEGVEDLQLFDRKSFVNSLFNS, from the coding sequence ATGGGATTATTCGACTTCTTCTCGAAAGGGAAAAAAGAGCAGCTTGACAAAGGGTTAGAGAAAACCAAAGAGAGCGTTCTATCAAAGATATCACGCGCTATTGCAGGTAAATCACGAGTAGACGATGATGTCCTAGACAACCTCGAGGAAGCATTAATCACATCCGACGTCGGGGTTGAAACTACGGTAAAGATAATTGAGCGCATTCAAGATCGTGTTGCCAGAGATAAGTACATGGGAACCGACGAACTTAATCTCATTTTAAAGGAGGAAATTGCCAACCTCCTCGAAGAAAACAATTCGGTATACGAGGATAAGGTAACCTATGGAGACAATAAAAAGCCCTACGTTGTAATGGTTGTCGGTGTAAATGGTGTAGGTAAAACCACAACCATCGGAAAACTTGCAGCACAGCTAACAAAGAATGGGAAAAAAGTTTTTCTTGGTGCTGCTGATACCTTTAGGGCTGCCGCTATTGAACAGCTTAGCGTTTGGGCAGAACGATCTAATGCAACCATAATAAAGCAGCAAATGGGATCAGACCCTGCATCTGTAGCTTTTGACACTTTATCGTCAGCCAAAAAGAATAATGCAGATGTCGTAATTATAGATACGGCGGGACGTTTGCATAACAAGATAAATCTTATGAACGAGCTTTCAAAAATCAGAAATGTTATGCAAAAAGTTATACCAGATGCTCCTCATGAGGTTTTATTGGTTCTTGACGGCTCCACTGGACAAAATGCTTTTGAACAAGCCAAGCAGTTTACCATTGCTACAGAAGTTACAGCACTAGCACTTACAAAACTTGATGGAACGGCTAAAGGTGGCGTTGTTTTAGGAATTTCAGACCAATTTAAAATTCCTGTAAAATTCATAGGTGTTGGAGAAGGCGTTGAAGACTTGCAACTATTTGACAGAAAATCATTTGTAAACTCGCTTTTCAACAGTTAG
- the rimO gene encoding 30S ribosomal protein S12 methylthiotransferase RimO, producing MKKKINIVTLGCSKNLVDSERLIKQLEVNGFSVVHDSNDTSAKVVVINTCGFIGDAKEESIDTILSFAHAKVSGKIRHLFVMGCLAERYKKNLQAEIPEVDDFFGVNNLEDIVKAIGGDLKSDLLGERSITTPNHYAYLKISEGCNWGCSYCAIPLIRGKHISVPMEDLVAEATTLANKGVKELLVIAQDSTYYGLDIYGKRKLGELLNRLSEVNGIEWIRLHYAYPTFFPDDVIAVLRNNPKVCSYLDIPFQHISDRVLKKMRRGINKEETYALINKLKQEVPDIAIRTTLLVGHPGESSADFEELKEFVRTVKFDRLGVFPYSEEENTFSAINFEDSISEEVKQNRVEEIMQIQSEIALQKNKERVGKTMRILIDRIEGDYYIARSEYDSPEVDQEVLIEVNGNAKIGHFYDVEIIDAEEFDLFAKFI from the coding sequence ATGAAGAAGAAAATAAACATAGTAACATTAGGCTGCTCTAAAAATCTTGTTGATTCTGAGCGTTTAATTAAGCAATTAGAAGTCAATGGCTTTAGCGTTGTACATGACTCTAACGACACGAGTGCTAAAGTCGTCGTTATTAACACCTGTGGCTTTATTGGTGATGCAAAAGAGGAATCAATAGATACCATATTATCATTTGCCCACGCAAAAGTTAGCGGAAAGATTCGTCATCTTTTTGTTATGGGATGTCTTGCAGAACGTTATAAAAAAAATTTGCAGGCAGAAATACCAGAGGTAGACGATTTCTTTGGCGTAAACAATTTAGAAGATATTGTAAAAGCAATTGGAGGAGATCTCAAATCGGATTTGCTTGGAGAAAGGAGCATTACAACGCCCAACCATTACGCTTATTTAAAAATCTCAGAAGGTTGCAACTGGGGATGCTCATACTGTGCAATTCCCCTAATTAGAGGAAAGCACATTTCAGTTCCAATGGAAGATTTGGTTGCAGAGGCCACCACTCTTGCCAACAAAGGAGTTAAAGAATTGCTTGTTATTGCTCAAGATTCAACGTATTATGGTCTAGACATTTACGGTAAAAGAAAACTAGGAGAATTACTAAATAGACTTTCGGAAGTTAATGGTATTGAATGGATAAGACTTCATTATGCTTATCCTACATTTTTTCCTGATGATGTAATCGCAGTTCTTCGTAACAACCCAAAGGTATGTAGCTACTTAGACATCCCATTCCAACATATTAGCGATAGAGTCCTAAAAAAGATGAGAAGGGGTATTAACAAAGAAGAAACATACGCGCTAATCAATAAATTAAAGCAAGAAGTCCCTGACATTGCGATTAGAACAACGCTTTTAGTAGGACATCCGGGAGAATCTAGCGCTGATTTTGAGGAATTAAAAGAATTTGTACGTACAGTTAAATTTGATAGGCTTGGAGTATTTCCCTATTCTGAAGAAGAAAATACTTTTTCTGCAATAAATTTTGAAGATTCAATATCAGAAGAAGTTAAGCAGAATAGGGTAGAGGAGATTATGCAAATTCAGTCCGAAATAGCACTACAAAAAAACAAGGAACGAGTTGGAAAAACAATGCGCATTCTAATTGATCGCATTGAAGGAGATTACTATATCGCACGTTCTGAATACGATTCTCCAGAGGTAGATCAAGAGGTTCTTATTGAAGTTAATGGGAATGCAAAAATCGGTCATTTTTATGACGTAGAAATTATAGATGCAGAAGAGTTTGATCTTTTTGCTAAATTCATATAA
- the tpx gene encoding thiol peroxidase, translating into MNKNASKVKFAGGPVTLVGTEVILGQVAPNFTAVGADLKPVSLNDFEGKVKVISAFPSVDTGVCATQTRTFNKAAADLSNDIVIINISVDLPFAQKRFCGAEGIDKAITISDHKAVDFGLNYGFLIDELRLLARGVVVIDKNNVIKYVEYVPEVTTEPNYEAALEIAKTLV; encoded by the coding sequence ATGAATAAAAACGCATCAAAAGTAAAATTTGCAGGAGGCCCTGTAACATTAGTTGGAACAGAAGTTATATTAGGACAAGTTGCGCCAAACTTTACGGCAGTTGGGGCTGATTTAAAGCCTGTGAGCCTTAACGATTTTGAAGGTAAAGTGAAGGTCATTTCTGCATTTCCTTCTGTTGACACGGGGGTTTGCGCGACTCAAACTAGAACTTTTAATAAGGCTGCCGCCGATTTGAGCAATGACATTGTGATAATTAATATTTCTGTAGATTTACCATTTGCCCAAAAACGCTTTTGTGGGGCAGAAGGTATTGACAAGGCTATTACTATTTCCGACCACAAAGCGGTTGACTTTGGGTTGAACTATGGATTCTTGATAGACGAACTTCGTTTGCTAGCAAGAGGAGTTGTTGTTATTGATAAAAATAATGTAATTAAGTATGTTGAATATGTTCCAGAAGTTACAACAGAACCTAATTACGAGGCAGCTTTAGAAATAGCAAAGACCTTGGTTTAA
- the rpmG gene encoding 50S ribosomal protein L33, giving the protein MAKKGNRVQVILECTEHKESGMPGTSRYVTTKNKKNTPARIERRKYNPILKRVTLHREIK; this is encoded by the coding sequence ATGGCAAAAAAAGGTAATAGAGTACAAGTAATTCTTGAGTGTACCGAGCATAAAGAAAGCGGAATGCCAGGAACTTCTCGTTACGTGACTACAAAGAACAAGAAAAACACTCCAGCACGTATCGAAAGAAGAAAGTATAACCCAATTCTGAAAAGAGTAACTCTCCACAGAGAAATTAAATAG
- the rpmB gene encoding 50S ribosomal protein L28, with translation MSKVCQITGRKVQVGNNVSHSKRRTKRTFEPNLKVKKFFLVEESRWITLKVSTQGIRTINKIGLKNALAKAQELGLIGIY, from the coding sequence ATGTCAAAAGTTTGTCAAATCACCGGAAGAAAAGTTCAAGTTGGAAACAACGTATCTCACTCTAAGAGAAGAACTAAGAGAACGTTTGAGCCAAATTTGAAAGTAAAAAAATTCTTCCTAGTTGAAGAAAGCAGATGGATTACCCTTAAAGTTTCAACTCAGGGCATCCGTACAATTAACAAGATTGGGCTTAAGAATGCACTAGCAAAGGCTCAAGAACTAGGTTTAATCGGCATTTACTAA
- a CDS encoding DUF4295 domain-containing protein — protein MAKKVVATLKKEGGGKALTKCIKMVKSEKTGAYTFKEEMVPTGDVKEFFSKK, from the coding sequence ATGGCAAAAAAAGTAGTTGCAACTCTTAAAAAAGAGGGAGGCGGAAAAGCCCTTACGAAGTGTATCAAAATGGTAAAGTCTGAAAAGACAGGAGCTTACACTTTTAAAGAAGAAATGGTTCCAACCGGAGACGTTAAGGAATTTTTCTCGAAAAAGTAA
- a CDS encoding competence/damage-inducible protein A has product MKVEIITIGDELLIGQVVDTNSAWIGKKLNEVGIEISKITSIGDNKNQIFKALNDAFANADAILMTGGLGPTKDDITKKALAEYFECGFKTDTPTLDRVVSILSKRGIALSDINRMQAEVPDICEVIQNFNGTAPCMLFKKEGKFLFSMPGVPFEMKLLMEQQIIKILEKEAGNNAILHRTIMTTGIPESVLAKKIESWEDNLPSNMKLAYLPSLQGVRLRITAIGSDKNSLNNETNSKIAEITNILNDNIFSFEDEKLEVVVGRILKTENFTVSTAESCTGGTVASTIVSVSGASRYFKGGIIAYDDNVKTDLLNVNPCILFTDGAVSKSVVEQMAEGVRKLLKTDFAISTSGIAGPDGGTDSKPVGTTWIAVASEHGTFSKVFNFGDNRERTMVRATAAALNMLRIEILKKR; this is encoded by the coding sequence ATGAAGGTAGAAATAATCACGATAGGAGACGAGCTGCTAATAGGTCAGGTTGTTGATACAAATTCCGCTTGGATAGGAAAAAAGCTCAATGAGGTAGGAATCGAAATATCTAAGATTACATCAATCGGAGATAATAAAAATCAAATATTTAAAGCCCTAAACGACGCTTTTGCAAATGCAGATGCCATTCTTATGACAGGTGGATTGGGACCAACCAAAGATGATATTACAAAAAAAGCATTAGCAGAATATTTTGAGTGCGGTTTTAAAACAGATACTCCCACTCTTGATCGAGTCGTTTCAATTCTCAGCAAAAGAGGTATAGCCCTTTCTGATATAAATAGAATGCAAGCAGAAGTTCCTGATATTTGCGAAGTTATTCAAAATTTTAACGGAACAGCCCCCTGCATGCTATTTAAAAAAGAAGGAAAGTTCCTTTTTTCAATGCCAGGAGTTCCATTTGAGATGAAATTGCTAATGGAGCAACAAATTATAAAAATACTTGAAAAGGAAGCTGGCAACAATGCTATTTTGCATAGAACAATTATGACTACAGGAATTCCGGAGTCTGTTTTAGCAAAGAAAATAGAAAGCTGGGAAGATAATTTACCTTCAAATATGAAGTTGGCATACCTCCCAAGTTTGCAAGGTGTTAGACTTAGAATAACCGCAATAGGATCCGATAAAAATAGTCTGAATAACGAAACAAATTCGAAAATCGCAGAAATCACTAATATTTTGAATGACAATATCTTCAGTTTTGAAGATGAAAAGTTGGAAGTTGTCGTTGGACGTATACTGAAAACAGAAAATTTTACGGTTTCAACAGCAGAATCTTGCACAGGAGGCACTGTGGCTAGTACCATTGTTTCGGTATCAGGAGCATCTCGCTATTTTAAAGGAGGCATTATAGCTTACGATGATAACGTTAAAACAGATTTGTTAAACGTAAACCCATGTATACTTTTTACAGATGGAGCTGTCAGCAAAAGCGTTGTTGAACAGATGGCCGAAGGGGTCAGAAAATTACTTAAAACAGACTTTGCTATTTCAACATCAGGAATAGCAGGTCCTGATGGAGGCACAGATTCAAAACCAGTTGGAACAACCTGGATAGCAGTCGCATCCGAACATGGAACTTTCTCTAAAGTTTTCAATTTCGGAGACAATCGAGAGCGAACAATGGTAAGAGCAACTGCAGCAGCTTTAAACATGCTTAGGATTGAAATTTTAAAAAAGCGGTAA
- a CDS encoding ATP-dependent Clp protease ATP-binding subunit, whose amino-acid sequence MDSKFSDKIKNVITYSKEEAARLGNQSVGAEHLLLGIIREGTGVAIEVLNALDVDIDTLKRSIEDKIRTDFVIPINELESINLLKSAERVLKLVHLEAKALKNDVIGTGHLLLALMRDGSNLGSISLSEQSIDYVKVKQQLESKTIKAQSDFNDDDEDKDIFSSKSSQNSKSNSNTPVLDNFGIDLTKAAEENKLDPIVGREKEIERIAQILSRRKKNNPILIGEPGVGKSAIAEGLALRIIKRQVSRVLFGKRVVTLDLASIVAGTKYRGQFEERMKAILNELSQVNNIILFIDEIHTIVGAGGATGSLDAANMLKPALARGEIQCIGATTLDEYREYIEKDGALERRFQKVMVDPTSPDETVEILNKIKAKYEEYHNVIYTPEAIEACVKLTMRYVTDRCLPDKAIDALDEAGSRVHISNIKVPERISLVEMQIEDARSEKLAAVKNLQFEIAANFRDKEKKLMEALESEQQQWERDLSKNKQIVDEEKVAEVVALMTGVPVQRIAQGEGTRLLKMADELKGSVIGQDEAIQKIVRAIQRNRAGLKDPNKPIGTFVFLGPTGVGKTQLAKVLAKYLFDSTDNLIRVDMSEYMEKFSVSRLVGAPPGYVGYEEGGQLTEKVRRKPYSVVLLDEIEKAHPDVFHLLLQVLDEGLLTDSLGRKIDFKNTIIIMTSNIGTRELKEYGQGVGFTTTSKEEQFNETSKGVIQKALRKAFAPEFLNRIDDIILFNALSKKDIFKIIDIELKGLYSRVLQLGFNIHLTPAAKDFIAEKGFDIQFGARPLKRAIQKYLEDPMAEVIIKSGAKTGDTLSVALNKDKTDVVIKKVTSKEGKSVKAIEQKQDVQV is encoded by the coding sequence ATGGATTCAAAATTCAGCGATAAGATTAAAAACGTCATTACTTACAGTAAAGAGGAGGCTGCCCGCTTGGGCAACCAATCTGTTGGTGCAGAGCACTTACTGCTAGGAATTATAAGAGAGGGGACGGGAGTTGCTATCGAAGTTTTGAACGCATTAGACGTAGACATTGATACGCTTAAACGATCGATAGAGGATAAAATCCGAACCGATTTTGTGATACCTATAAATGAACTTGAGAGTATTAATCTTCTCAAGTCTGCCGAAAGAGTTTTAAAACTTGTTCATTTGGAGGCTAAAGCATTGAAAAATGATGTAATCGGAACAGGACACCTGCTCCTTGCGCTTATGCGCGACGGCTCTAATTTAGGAAGTATTTCTTTGAGCGAGCAAAGCATTGATTATGTTAAGGTAAAGCAGCAGCTCGAGTCGAAGACCATTAAAGCTCAAAGCGACTTTAATGATGATGATGAGGATAAAGATATTTTCTCTTCAAAATCCTCTCAAAACTCAAAATCGAACTCCAATACACCTGTTTTGGACAATTTTGGGATTGACCTCACAAAGGCGGCGGAAGAAAATAAGTTGGACCCCATTGTAGGAAGAGAAAAGGAAATTGAGCGAATAGCTCAAATACTGAGTAGAAGAAAAAAGAACAACCCCATTCTTATTGGGGAGCCTGGAGTTGGAAAATCAGCAATTGCAGAAGGACTAGCCTTGCGGATTATTAAACGCCAAGTTTCGAGAGTCTTATTTGGAAAGCGTGTTGTTACACTCGATTTAGCTTCAATTGTTGCTGGAACAAAGTATAGAGGGCAATTTGAAGAGAGAATGAAAGCAATCCTAAATGAGCTTTCGCAGGTTAATAACATAATTCTTTTTATTGACGAAATTCATACAATTGTTGGCGCAGGAGGTGCTACAGGTTCGTTAGATGCGGCGAATATGCTTAAACCCGCATTGGCACGTGGTGAAATACAATGTATTGGCGCGACAACACTTGATGAATACCGAGAGTATATAGAAAAGGATGGTGCATTAGAGCGTCGCTTTCAGAAGGTGATGGTTGATCCTACATCTCCCGATGAAACGGTTGAAATTCTAAATAAGATAAAAGCAAAATATGAAGAGTACCATAACGTTATTTATACACCAGAGGCTATTGAAGCGTGTGTAAAATTAACTATGCGTTATGTTACGGACAGATGCTTGCCTGATAAGGCCATTGATGCGCTAGATGAGGCTGGGTCGAGAGTTCATATCTCGAATATTAAAGTCCCAGAACGTATTTCTCTTGTAGAAATGCAAATTGAAGATGCTCGCTCTGAAAAACTTGCTGCGGTCAAGAATCTTCAGTTTGAAATTGCAGCAAACTTTAGAGATAAGGAAAAGAAGCTAATGGAAGCATTAGAATCTGAGCAGCAGCAATGGGAACGGGATTTATCTAAAAACAAGCAAATTGTTGATGAAGAAAAAGTAGCAGAGGTTGTTGCTTTAATGACAGGTGTTCCAGTGCAGCGCATTGCTCAAGGAGAAGGAACAAGGCTCCTTAAAATGGCAGATGAACTCAAAGGTAGTGTTATTGGGCAAGATGAGGCGATACAAAAAATAGTTAGGGCAATTCAGCGTAATCGTGCTGGACTAAAGGATCCTAATAAACCGATTGGAACATTTGTTTTTCTAGGTCCAACGGGAGTTGGTAAAACACAGCTCGCAAAGGTTCTCGCAAAATACTTATTCGATTCTACTGATAATTTAATTCGAGTAGATATGAGCGAGTATATGGAAAAATTTTCTGTAAGTAGATTGGTCGGTGCACCTCCTGGATACGTTGGATACGAGGAAGGTGGCCAGCTAACAGAGAAGGTGCGTCGTAAACCATACTCTGTTGTTCTTCTCGACGAAATAGAAAAAGCTCATCCTGATGTATTTCATTTATTACTTCAAGTTCTTGATGAAGGCTTACTTACCGATTCTTTAGGTCGTAAAATAGACTTTAAGAATACGATAATCATAATGACGTCGAATATTGGAACTCGCGAGCTAAAAGAATACGGACAGGGTGTCGGCTTTACCACTACATCTAAAGAAGAACAATTTAATGAAACTTCTAAAGGTGTTATTCAGAAGGCTCTTAGGAAAGCATTTGCACCTGAATTCTTAAATAGAATTGACGATATTATCTTATTTAATGCTCTTTCTAAGAAAGATATATTTAAGATTATCGATATAGAACTTAAGGGGCTATACTCTCGTGTTCTTCAGTTAGGCTTTAATATCCATCTAACTCCTGCAGCAAAAGATTTTATTGCAGAAAAAGGGTTCGATATTCAGTTTGGGGCTCGCCCGTTAAAAAGAGCAATTCAAAAATATTTGGAAGATCCTATGGCTGAGGTTATTATTAAATCAGGAGCAAAAACTGGAGATACTTTATCTGTCGCATTGAACAAGGACAAGACAGATGTTGTAATAAAAAAAGTTACATCAAAAGAAGGTAAATCTGTAAAAGCAATTGAACAAAAGCAAGACGTACAGGTTTAA
- the gyrA gene encoding DNA gyrase subunit A, with protein MTQGEKIIKINIEEEMKTAYIDYSMSVIVARALPDVRDGLKPVHRRVLYGMNELGVFSNRAYKKSARIVGEVLGKYHPHGDSSVYEAMVRMAQDWAMRYPLVEGQGNFGSIDGDSPAAMRYTEARLKKIAEEALADLEKNTVSFKPNFDDTLEEPTVLPAKIPMLLVNGASGIAVGMATNMAPHNLSEIVDATIAYIDNNEITVEELMAFVKAPDFPTGGIIYGYQGVRDAFEKGRGKVILRSKTEIEVTDSGRDKIIITEIPYMVNKAEMIKKIADLINEKKIEGISYINDESDRTGMRIVIILKKDAVANVVLNNLYKHTQLQSSFPINNIALVDGRPRLLNLKQLIKYFVRHRHEVILRRTQFELDQAEKRAHILEGLLKALDHLDEVISIIRGSKTPDEALNTLVDKLQFSEIQARAIIDMRLRSLTGLEREKLQNEYNELMELIARLRAILADPILQMQVIKDELAEVKDKYGDARKTEIVLNAEEFNPEDFYADEDVVITISHLGYVKRTPLTEYRTQSRGGVGSKGSTTRDADFIEHIYVTSMHNMMLFFTEKGRCYWLKVYDIPEGTKASKGRAIQNVLNIEPDDKVKAYMNVKRLTDKEYIENNFIVLCTKKGIIKKTQLEAYSRPRANGVNAITIKDGDQLLEACLTNGSNEILIASREGKAIRFNEQKIRAIGRTGAGVKAIAMSDTDEVVGMICVENQELENVLVVSEHGYGKKSLLDEYRITNRGGKGVRTMNITDKTGELIAIKSVTDQNDLMIINKSGLTIRLAICDIRVTGRATQGVKLINLRNNDSIASVASVPKSDDKDDEIEESASNIEIITDVQE; from the coding sequence ATGACTCAAGGAGAAAAGATCATTAAAATCAACATTGAAGAGGAGATGAAAACAGCATACATCGACTATTCAATGTCGGTTATTGTTGCTCGTGCACTCCCAGATGTTCGAGATGGATTAAAGCCTGTACACAGAAGGGTTCTTTACGGAATGAACGAGTTGGGGGTTTTCTCCAATCGCGCATATAAAAAGTCTGCGAGAATTGTCGGGGAAGTTCTTGGTAAATACCACCCACATGGAGACTCATCTGTATATGAGGCAATGGTTCGCATGGCTCAGGATTGGGCAATGCGTTATCCTCTAGTAGAAGGGCAGGGAAACTTTGGTTCGATAGATGGAGATAGCCCTGCTGCAATGCGTTATACCGAAGCTCGGTTAAAGAAAATTGCAGAAGAGGCGTTAGCCGATCTAGAAAAGAATACCGTTTCCTTCAAACCAAACTTTGACGATACGCTTGAGGAACCAACCGTATTGCCAGCCAAGATTCCAATGCTATTAGTTAATGGAGCATCAGGAATCGCGGTTGGGATGGCTACAAACATGGCCCCTCACAATCTTTCTGAGATTGTTGATGCAACAATTGCGTATATCGATAACAATGAAATTACTGTTGAAGAATTGATGGCCTTTGTTAAGGCGCCAGATTTTCCAACAGGAGGAATTATTTATGGTTATCAAGGTGTTAGAGATGCTTTTGAAAAGGGTAGAGGTAAGGTAATCCTTCGTTCTAAAACAGAAATTGAGGTTACAGACTCAGGACGAGACAAAATCATCATAACCGAAATTCCTTACATGGTAAATAAGGCTGAAATGATCAAAAAGATCGCAGACCTTATTAATGAAAAGAAAATAGAGGGAATTTCATACATAAATGACGAGTCAGATAGAACTGGAATGCGCATCGTTATTATCCTTAAAAAGGATGCCGTTGCAAATGTCGTTTTAAATAACCTGTATAAGCATACCCAGCTGCAGTCGTCTTTTCCAATAAACAACATTGCACTCGTAGATGGTCGTCCTCGTCTACTAAACCTAAAGCAGCTCATAAAATACTTTGTTCGCCATAGGCACGAAGTTATTTTACGTCGCACCCAATTTGAGTTGGATCAAGCAGAAAAGCGAGCACATATTTTAGAAGGTTTACTTAAAGCATTAGACCATCTAGATGAAGTAATCTCTATAATACGTGGTTCAAAAACTCCAGACGAAGCATTAAACACGTTAGTCGATAAACTGCAATTCTCGGAAATTCAAGCTAGAGCAATCATTGATATGCGTTTGAGAAGTCTTACCGGCTTAGAACGTGAAAAACTTCAAAACGAGTACAATGAGCTTATGGAACTTATCGCTAGACTTCGTGCTATTCTAGCAGATCCAATTTTGCAAATGCAAGTAATTAAAGATGAGCTTGCAGAAGTAAAAGATAAGTACGGAGACGCTCGTAAAACAGAAATAGTTCTTAATGCAGAAGAATTCAATCCTGAAGATTTTTATGCAGATGAAGATGTTGTAATTACAATTTCTCATTTAGGCTATGTAAAAAGAACTCCTTTAACAGAATATAGAACTCAATCAAGGGGAGGAGTTGGCTCAAAAGGTAGCACAACCCGCGATGCCGACTTTATTGAGCATATATATGTAACTAGTATGCATAACATGATGCTTTTCTTTACAGAAAAGGGAAGATGCTACTGGTTAAAAGTTTATGATATTCCAGAAGGAACAAAAGCCTCAAAAGGTAGAGCCATTCAAAATGTTTTAAACATCGAGCCTGACGATAAAGTTAAGGCTTACATGAATGTTAAGCGACTCACCGATAAGGAGTATATTGAAAATAACTTTATTGTACTTTGTACCAAAAAAGGTATAATCAAAAAAACTCAGCTAGAAGCATATTCGCGTCCAAGGGCAAATGGGGTCAACGCCATTACAATTAAAGATGGTGATCAGCTATTAGAGGCATGCCTAACCAACGGATCAAACGAAATATTGATAGCTTCTAGAGAAGGAAAAGCCATCAGATTTAATGAACAGAAAATACGTGCAATAGGACGTACAGGAGCGGGTGTAAAAGCAATCGCAATGTCTGATACCGACGAAGTTGTTGGTATGATTTGCGTTGAAAACCAAGAACTTGAAAATGTACTAGTAGTTTCTGAACATGGTTACGGAAAAAAATCGCTTCTAGACGAATATCGTATCACCAATCGTGGAGGTAAAGGTGTTCGTACCATGAATATAACAGACAAAACAGGAGAACTTATTGCTATTAAATCGGTTACTGATCAGAATGATTTAATGATTATCAATAAATCGGGTCTGACAATTCGATTAGCAATTTGTGACATTCGCGTAACAGGTAGAGCAACTCAAGGTGTGAAGTTGATAAATTTAAGAAATAACGACTCAATCGCATCTGTCGCAAGTGTTCCTAAGTCTGATGACAAAGACGATGAAATTGAAGAATCGGCTAGCAACATTGAGATTATCACTGACGTTCAAGAATAG